From one Ooceraea biroi isolate clonal line C1 chromosome 7, Obir_v5.4, whole genome shotgun sequence genomic stretch:
- the LOC105282366 gene encoding myoneurin, with translation MMELSVELLESLVNNKEVIEVLKDGTLTENIIFKSEVDDEEEEIEEIIEIIEEVEEEADPNDEALKDKSKDNEMKVERIERKDQLDRKELYFSEEDSMFTSQSAIKESAKTMSNSMQKVTKQVINYDVDEDWQDEELEHADELESSELVDNSVGSLQTDKKHVNNQTVTIPLQSNKDLRVHTAGRSDKPRIESSIIGNNVNMEDSSETTHEIVKNVENNLLYTVLGTKKQDSSKQVQQDAHYVKMERLDENTIPVEGTIYYEGDNMETLYVAQAIDDNEQYQYDNATIEQDEQVSWDAANPESNQNQEEYNSQNHIFLHEDEDGQLYFKDDTGALQPVYLTEDGNYAIAETSDDNAGKESRSQQNSNAMEEETYILPDVMDPASAKSTSSKQISTVSPSSLPDDNEENTVTISLIISEDENGKKRTQVIIPTTDNSKCDICNKSFKTPCHLLKHNRLKHAREEDITTRNFPCDLCPKRYPDQSSLARHRKTHTGDRPFQCLECQKNFPTSTALRRHLTLHNSQSRPLPCIYCGRRFMDKRSLTKHEESHMPNEQRTYTCDICQKTFQHMTDLSMHKKYHDPDKKYDCEVCGREFNRLNNLQRHILVHQQQQGGKEEILSCNVCGITYKFMSSLTRHMVTTHMNPEKLRQQAEEQRRKRENNYRKYLENRKMYETMQGKHARYKA, from the exons ATGATGGAACTGTCAGTGGAACTGCTGGAGAGTCTGGTGAACAACAAGGAGGTCATAGAGGTGCTGAAGGATGGCACTCTCACGGAGAACATTATATTCAAGTCTGAAGTGgatgacgaggaggaggagatagaggaaattatagaaataatagaGGAAGTTGAAGAAGAGGCAGATCCCAATGATGAGGCATTGAAGGACAAGTCAAAGGACAATGAAATGAAGGTTGAGAGGATAGAGAGAAAAGACCAGTTGGATAGAAAAGAGCTCTACTTCAGTGAAGAGGATTCAATGTTTACCTCACAGTCTGCAATCAAGGAGTCGGCCAAGACCATGAGCAACAGCATGCAGAAGGTTACCAAGCAAGTTATAAATTACGACGTGGACGAGGACTGGCAGGACGAAGAATTGGAGCATGCCGACGAGTTGGAGAGTTCCGAGCTGGTCGACAATAGTGTTGGCTCTCTACAGACTGACAAGAAACATGTAAATAATCAAACTGTAACTATCCCATTGCAATCGAACAAGGATTTGAGAGTCCACACAGCTGGAAGATCGGACAAGCCTCGGATAGAAAGTAGTATAATtggaaataatgtaaatatggAGGACAGTAGTGAGACGACGCACGAGATAGTGAAAAACGTGGAGAACAATCTGCTGTACACTGTACTCGGTACCAAGAAGCAAGACTCCTCAAAGCAGGTGCAGCAGGATGCACATTACGTCAAA atGGAACGACTCGACGAGAATACCATACCGGTTGAAGGTACCATCTACTACGAAGGGGACAACATGGAAACATTGTATGTAGCACAAGCCATTGACGACAACGAGCAGTATCAGTATGATAACGCAACAATCGAGCAAGATGAGCAGGTGTCTTGGGACGCTGCGAATCCAGAATCCAATCAAAATCAAGAAGAATATAATTCTCAG AATCACATATTTTTgcacgaggacgaggacggcCAGTTGTACTTCAAGGACGACACTGGAGCCCTACAACCGGTATACTTGACTGAAGACGGGAATTATGCAATTGCTGAGACCAGTGACGATAACGCTGGCAAAGAATCGAGATCTCAACAGAACAGCAATGCGATGGAGGAAGAGACTTATATTTTACCTGATGTGATGGATCCAGCTTCGGCAAAATCGACTTCTAGTAAACAA ataagCACGGTATCACCGTCATCGCTCCCAGACGACAATGAAGAGAATACAGTGACGATATCTCTGATAATATCCGAGGACGAGAACGGAAAGAAGAGGACTCAAGTCATCATACCTACAACGGACAACTCAAAGTGCGATATTTGTAATAAGAGCTTTAAGACACCTTGTCATCTACTCAAGCACAACAGACTGAAACACGCTCGCGAGGAGGATATAACCACGAGAAACTTTCCTTGCGACTTGTGTCCTAAGAG ATATCCAGATCAGTCTTCCCTGGCTCGCCATAGAAAGACTCACACCGGTGACCGACCGTTCCAGTGCTTGGAATGCCAAAAGAATTTCCCCACGTCCACAGCGTTACGTCGTCACTTGACGCTTCATAATTCTCAGTCGCGGCCGCTTCCTTGCATCTACTGCGGCCGGCGATTCATGGACAAGCGTAGTCTGACTAAGCACGAGGAATCGCACATGCCTAACGAGCAGCGCACATACACGTGTGACATATGTCAGAAGACTTTCCAGCACATGACCGACTTGAGCATGCACAAGAAGTACCATGACCCTGACAAGAAATACGACTGCGAAGTGTGCGGTCGCGAGTTTAACAGGTTGAACAATTTGCAGAGACACATTCTGGTGCATCAGCAA CAACAGGGAGGAAAGGAAGAGATTCTCTCCTGCAACGTATGCGGAATCACGTACAAGTTTATGAGTTCATTAACAAGGCACATGGTGACGACGCACATGAATCCAGAAAAGCTCAGACAGCAGGCGGAGGAACAGCGGCGAAAACGCGAGAACAACTACCGAAAGTATCTGGAAAATCGAAAGATGTATGAAACCATGCAGGGCAAACATGCTAGGTACAAAGCGTAA